From the Candidozyma auris chromosome 2, complete sequence genome, the window TTGGATACAAAGGTCCAGGAAGCGTAGATAACAAGAGTGCGTAGATCACGTCCTTGGAGGGATGGTAGTCTGTTTGCGTTGTTGAGGGACATTTCTTGGGGACTGCTCTTCGTTGGGTACTTGTTGTGCTAGTTGAGggaagtttttgaaaacttGGCGCCTGTGTTGGAGGAATGAGTTTGGGCGAAAGTGGAGCGATCCAAAGATGAACGTCAAGTTTTGTAGGTCAGGAGTGGGCCGGTAGTGGTCGTGATGTTGCCATGAGGGAGGGATGCATTCGAAGTGTCTCGAGctagttttttttttccttgttttctcttttgggGGTTTTAATTTTTGTGGGgtttttatttttttttttttttttccaagttATTGTGTGAATAGACAAGGTTCAGCATATCCAGGGATGTACATGAATTTGAATTTGACCGAGTCAAGTGGCAGAACAGTGCTGCCTCTGATAGTGTCTCAATGAGACTTCAAAAACCAAACACGAAGACTCCAACAAACGTAGTATTGCCTTACAGAGCTGACTGCCTGCCCTAAACTTGGAGCCTTCTTGCACACTTCAGCTAAGTTGCCTTGAGATTGCCTTTTCTTAGATGCCGTTTCCTCGATTCCTTCTCCTCGAAGCTATCTCTCGAGCCTCTTTTTTGCGGCCATTTGGAGTTTCAGCATTCCTTGTTCCTATCACAGTTTTCAAATAAAGGCGCTCGTGTGAGTCACGCAAGGGACTCGGCTGAGTTAGTGTTGCTTAGACTCAATTGCTGATTGGAAATTCCCCTGTGAACTGGGCCCGAACCTAACAAAGATAGATTCTGTATAATCTTGCAGACAGACGAACATTGACAAAGTGTGTAATTTCCAAACCCTGCGGTTTAGTTTTGGATATCAGGAAAAATACGAATTGGTGGATTTTGGTGCTTTTGTCAGGAGGTAGGCTAATTAATGTGGAGACTGCTGCACCACCTTGTATATTATTTCAGAAGATTCCGTGACACCCATAGAACTATGGAAACTCTTTTTAATCAGGAGATTCCAAAATCAAATGCAAATTCAGCAAATAACTTTTTTAAAGCATTTGCCGAGTTCTACAGGTAAATCTCCCCTTGCCAATTCTACCACCCTGCCCCAATGTGGATCGCGTGATCGTGGTCACGTGAATTTATCACCATCAAGAACCAACACTACCACCTCCGCCAACTCCATAACTCCTCTTTTGCCCTATGTACGCTAGCTACCTCGCCGGAAACGACGAATTCGTCTACCCCGCATTCATTGCAAGAGACGATTTCGCCGACAAGGCTGACTTTGATCCTGATTCCTTTCTTTACGACAACCACAGGTTCACCTCGCTAGATTCCCTCCACAAAGACCTCCAGCACCTCTCACAGAGCCTCAATCAGAACCTCTTGGACCTTGTGAATAATGAGTACTCGCTGTTTATTCAGTTGGGCCAGTCAATTAGTGGATGTTTGGATCTAATCGACAATATCTCCTTCGATGTGGGAAAGTTTGATCAGCAGCTTCGAAACGCGAAAGTGAACCTTACAGAATCGTCGGCAGCCGCGGAGAGAGCGCTCCAGCATAAGCGTAGGCTCaatgtgttgaagaacaaagCAAAATTAATCTTACTTTTAAATGAACTGTGCCTGAGCTTTGAAATGCTTTTGGGGCTCGAGATCGGTGAACTCAGTCCGGAACGGCTTAAGCCAAAGCTCTCGACCCTCGCCACGCTTTATCTCTCCGCAACGAAGATTTTTGCCATTTTGACGGAGTCCAATGGCGACGAAAATTCGTGCGTATTCTTTGATAAGGTGCTCAAGACAAAGCTTCTGTCATTGCAGCTCGAATATAAAGCGTATATTCACGAGACATTGAAGCGGGTGAAGGCCGAGCCGAAGGATTACAGCGATGTGATTATGATGTTGTTGCATTGCAAGCGTATCGTTGGTAGTCTATCGGACGGAAAGTAAGAAGGCCCAAGACAAATGAGCTCATTCGGGGTTTAGACAAGACAATAATATGTCTAAATACCGGCATCATCACAAATCTTCCGTCATTTCTCTGTGAACTCTTGAAGTCATGGGTGTGATATCATAGATCACCTCGTCCGTTCTTGGGGGATCTATGGAGCTTTTCCGAGTGCTGCAATGGCATAATGCTTGGTTCCAAAGTGTGGCTGGAGACCCAGCAGCAAGCTACAAATTGCTTTCGTGCTTACCGTCTTGCAGAAATACCAGCTGGCGTCACTGCTCAAGCGCATGAGGCTTTGCTCATCGCTGTATGTCCAAATACTACATTTGTCAAAAGTTACTAAACAAGGCACGCGTCATATCGAGTATTTCCCTAGGAGAACGCTGGCTGCAACACCGttgcttttctcttcaacttccacCTGCATCGATGATATGACGTGGTGCTGATGATGTCGAGCTATTGTTTCAGGCTCGCTTCAAGCTCGCTTCA encodes:
- a CDS encoding Golgi transport complex subunit encodes the protein MYASYLAGNDEFVYPAFIARDDFADKADFDPDSFLYDNHRFTSLDSLHKDLQHLSQSLNQNLLDLVNNEYSSFIQLGQSISGCLDLIDNISFDVGKFDQQLRNAKVNLTESSAAAERALQHKRRLNVLKNKAKLILLLNESCSSFEMLLGLEIGELSPERLKPKLSTLATLYLSATKIFAILTESNGDENSCVFFDKVLKTKLSSLQLEYKAYIHETLKRVKAEPKDYSDVIMMLLHCKRIVGSLSDGK